In Anomalospiza imberbis isolate Cuckoo-Finch-1a 21T00152 chromosome 19, ASM3175350v1, whole genome shotgun sequence, a genomic segment contains:
- the LOC137485223 gene encoding ankyrin repeat domain-containing protein 40-like isoform X2 codes for MSGAAEARELEERLREAAALGDVAEVRRLLGAGADIDSRNEIDGWTCLHWACKRNHAQVVSCLLEAGTDKQILTAKGELAAQLTSKADIRKILGEEQTECQGVKDLNLSIVANYLANPFPNIYKEESIPGSLAESQNESAPISSASQSETSPCPSATQAESICIPMSCSSGETLPALDGAARPPPTPTAAAASACASPGVPYGPGCPLATPSSLGLCSPGVSSQALPLQPDTSPSSPAPAFQPFFFTGTFPYNMQELVLKVRVQNLRDNDFIEIELDRQELTYQDLLRVSCCELGVNPEQVEKIRKLPNTLLRKDKDVARLQDFQELELVLLRSDSSPFWNTAAALMEQPCYNSRASKLTY; via the exons ATGAGCGGAGCAGCGGAGGCGCGGGAGCTGGAAGAGCGGCTACGAGAGGCGGCGGCCCTGGGGGACGTGGCGGAGGTGCGGCGGCtgctgggcgcgggggcggaCATCGACTCCCGCAACGAGATCGATGGCTG gaccTGCCTGCACTGGGCCTGTAAGCGGAACCATGCCCAAGTGGTGTCCTGCCTGCTGGAGGCTGGCACGGACAAGCAGATCCTCACTGCTaagggagagctggcagcacagctaACGTCGAAAGCAGACATCCGCAAGATTTTGGGAG AGGAACAAACTGAATGTCAAGGAGTGAAGGATTTAAATTTATCCATTGTTGCAAACTACTTGGCCAACCCATTCCCTAACATTTACAAGGAAGAAAGCATTCCAGGCAGCTTGGCAGAATCCCAGAATGAAAGTGCTCCCATCTCTTCTGCTTCCCAGAGTGAAACTAGCCCTTGTCCATCAGCAACTCAGGCTGAAAGCATCTGCATACCCATGTCATGCAGCAGTGGCGAGACTCTCCCAGCACTGGATGGAGCAGCCAGGCCACCCCCAACGCCCACCGCCGCTGCAGCCTCAGCGTGTGCCAGCCCAGGGGTGCCCTACGGCCCCGGCTGCCCCCTGGCCACGCCGAGCAGcctggggctctgctccccaggagTGTCCAGCCAGGCCTTGCCTCTGCAGCCTGACacctcccccagcagccctgcacctgccttccagcccttcttcTTCACTGGAACATTCCCGTATAACATGCAAG AACTTGTACTCAAGGTCAGAGTCCAGAACCTGAGAGACAATGACTTCATTGAGATTGAACTGGACAGACAAGAATTGACCTATCAAGATCTGCTCAGAGTGAGCTGCTGTGAACTGGGTGTTAATCCAGAGCAAGTAGAGAAGATCAGAAAACTACCCAACACACTTCTAAGAAAG GACAAGGATGTTGCCAGACTCCAGGACTTCCAAGAGCTGGAGTTGGTCCTTCTGAGAAGTGACAGCTCTCCCTTCTGGAACACTGCGGCTGCGCTGATGGAGCAGCCATGCTACAACAGCAGAGCATCCAAGCTGACCTACTGA
- the LOC137485223 gene encoding ankyrin repeat domain-containing protein 40-like isoform X1: protein MSGAAEARELEERLREAAALGDVAEVRRLLGAGADIDSRNEIDGWTCLHWACKRNHAQVVSCLLEAGTDKQILTAKGELAAQLTSKADIRKILGGTEQTECQGVKDLNLSIVANYLANPFPNIYKEESIPGSLAESQNESAPISSASQSETSPCPSATQAESICIPMSCSSGETLPALDGAARPPPTPTAAAASACASPGVPYGPGCPLATPSSLGLCSPGVSSQALPLQPDTSPSSPAPAFQPFFFTGTFPYNMQELVLKVRVQNLRDNDFIEIELDRQELTYQDLLRVSCCELGVNPEQVEKIRKLPNTLLRKDKDVARLQDFQELELVLLRSDSSPFWNTAAALMEQPCYNSRASKLTY from the exons ATGAGCGGAGCAGCGGAGGCGCGGGAGCTGGAAGAGCGGCTACGAGAGGCGGCGGCCCTGGGGGACGTGGCGGAGGTGCGGCGGCtgctgggcgcgggggcggaCATCGACTCCCGCAACGAGATCGATGGCTG gaccTGCCTGCACTGGGCCTGTAAGCGGAACCATGCCCAAGTGGTGTCCTGCCTGCTGGAGGCTGGCACGGACAAGCAGATCCTCACTGCTaagggagagctggcagcacagctaACGTCGAAAGCAGACATCCGCAAGATTTTGGGAGGTACC GAACAAACTGAATGTCAAGGAGTGAAGGATTTAAATTTATCCATTGTTGCAAACTACTTGGCCAACCCATTCCCTAACATTTACAAGGAAGAAAGCATTCCAGGCAGCTTGGCAGAATCCCAGAATGAAAGTGCTCCCATCTCTTCTGCTTCCCAGAGTGAAACTAGCCCTTGTCCATCAGCAACTCAGGCTGAAAGCATCTGCATACCCATGTCATGCAGCAGTGGCGAGACTCTCCCAGCACTGGATGGAGCAGCCAGGCCACCCCCAACGCCCACCGCCGCTGCAGCCTCAGCGTGTGCCAGCCCAGGGGTGCCCTACGGCCCCGGCTGCCCCCTGGCCACGCCGAGCAGcctggggctctgctccccaggagTGTCCAGCCAGGCCTTGCCTCTGCAGCCTGACacctcccccagcagccctgcacctgccttccagcccttcttcTTCACTGGAACATTCCCGTATAACATGCAAG AACTTGTACTCAAGGTCAGAGTCCAGAACCTGAGAGACAATGACTTCATTGAGATTGAACTGGACAGACAAGAATTGACCTATCAAGATCTGCTCAGAGTGAGCTGCTGTGAACTGGGTGTTAATCCAGAGCAAGTAGAGAAGATCAGAAAACTACCCAACACACTTCTAAGAAAG GACAAGGATGTTGCCAGACTCCAGGACTTCCAAGAGCTGGAGTTGGTCCTTCTGAGAAGTGACAGCTCTCCCTTCTGGAACACTGCGGCTGCGCTGATGGAGCAGCCATGCTACAACAGCAGAGCATCCAAGCTGACCTACTGA